A single window of Actinomycetota bacterium DNA harbors:
- a CDS encoding alpha/beta hydrolase, which produces MTTSPPTSKGWRSSRSCTSRTGSSTSSPPDVGARFVAANGLRFAYLEDGPERGPLALCLHGFPDHAPTFRHLLPQLAAAGFHAVAPWLRGYAPSAVPEDGDVSLDTLAADANALHEALGGDARAVIVGHDWGALAAHRAGTAAPQRWRRVVTIAVPPESHLVRMHLTLAQVRRSHYAVRMQAPGAVAWLRANDFQAIDALWGAWSPSYRRPAEDRFALRATLRSPGTLETAVGYYRQVRRDATIGRFPRPDALPPQPHLYLHGLADGCVGGEIAQGVRLAHPKSRVELIPGAGHFLHLEHPVVIGETITAFLTES; this is translated from the coding sequence ATGACAACGTCGCCGCCCACCTCGAAGGGGTGGAGGTCGTCAAGGTCGTGCACGTCCCGGACCGGCTCATCAACTTCGTCACCGCCTGACGTGGGTGCGCGCTTCGTCGCGGCCAACGGCCTGCGTTTCGCCTACCTGGAAGACGGTCCGGAGCGAGGCCCGTTGGCCCTGTGCCTGCACGGCTTCCCCGACCACGCCCCCACCTTCCGCCACCTGCTGCCGCAGCTCGCCGCTGCCGGCTTCCACGCGGTCGCCCCGTGGCTGCGTGGCTACGCGCCCAGCGCGGTCCCCGAGGACGGTGATGTGTCGCTCGACACCCTGGCAGCGGATGCCAACGCGCTCCACGAGGCCCTGGGTGGGGACGCCCGAGCGGTGATCGTCGGCCACGATTGGGGCGCGTTGGCAGCCCACCGGGCGGGCACAGCGGCGCCGCAGCGGTGGCGGCGCGTCGTCACGATCGCCGTGCCGCCGGAGTCGCACCTGGTACGGATGCACCTGACGCTCGCACAGGTGCGACGCTCCCACTACGCCGTCCGGATGCAGGCGCCGGGCGCGGTGGCGTGGTTGCGCGCGAACGACTTCCAGGCGATCGATGCCCTCTGGGGCGCGTGGTCGCCGTCCTACCGTCGACCTGCGGAGGATCGGTTCGCCCTCCGGGCCACGCTCCGCAGCCCCGGCACGCTCGAGACCGCCGTCGGCTACTACCGCCAGGTCCGACGGGACGCCACGATCGGACGGTTCCCACGCCCCGATGCGCTCCCGCCCCAGCCACACCTGTACCTGCACGGCCTGGCAGACGGCTGCGTGGGTGGGGAGATCGCTCAGGGCGTGCGCCTCGCCCACCCCAAGTCCCGTGTCGAGTTGATCCCGGGTGCCGGGCACTTCCTGCACCTCGAGCACCCCGTCGTGATCGGCGAGACGATCACCGCGTTCCTCACCGAGAGCTAG
- a CDS encoding DNA internalization-related competence protein ComEC/Rec2 — translation MVWSVLAVVAASTGAGKPRASVLAVAFAAAMVLATFATRRRRLGRWAAVIAVALAVGSTAGVRAVRIATGPLAELAARGGAVGFEAVVVSEPRVDEHGWWALLRVTRLAEIDTRERAFVRGEADPPALGSSWRGIASARPLEDTPFDRYLRSLHLGVRLDPRSWRQVAAPGAVARSTEVVRAAVRDAASRWLPPAPSGLATGLVTGDTRLLPEADAEAMLVTGLSHLTAVSGSNVAIVVLGTVIVGHTLRLGARGRRRLVAATLVWFALLTRLDPSVLRAGVVAGLVLLAQAVGRRTEPAYALAAALLLLVVVDPFLARSLGLLLSAAAAGGVLLLAPRVRRRLGWLPGRAGDLVAVTLGAQIAVAPLLLIHTEGVPVVSIPANLIAVPAAAVAAALAIASAPFAVVDERLAAPGLLLARPALAVVLAVARALAGRGLLVSSAAPAALMAAIAVIAWLVAQPRSRLAHRAALASVVVLCWSILPLPARPVTDLRVTAIDVGQGDAILVEAPGTAILVDAGPDTAAVTWLRRHRPAPLDLFVVSHPHLDHIGGAVEVIETIGARAVWLRPVPVEHDLAADVASTANARGILVVEPRADQHVRLGDVLVEVLAPPPGRPYRAADSEPNEMSIVMRVSWRGRAVLLTGDAEQDAQRDLSARPDRLRAGLLKVPHHGGATSSPAFLRATTARVAIVSAGSGNRYGHPHPELLALLESAGMQVRRTDLEGTIRVVVPPIGDEAADARDGSRAAVGSAYARPRPAVPHRRRRRPPPPPSRRPGHHGPTGGGAGPRRRSPRRGRDHPPARPAHGIAVRRDPLHRPARHRGRVGRPQGRARGLRRVS, via the coding sequence GTGGTGTGGAGCGTCCTCGCTGTGGTCGCTGCCAGCACGGGGGCGGGCAAGCCGCGAGCGTCCGTACTCGCCGTGGCGTTCGCAGCCGCGATGGTGCTGGCGACGTTCGCTACCCGGCGCCGACGTCTCGGTCGGTGGGCCGCGGTCATCGCCGTCGCGCTCGCCGTTGGAAGCACCGCGGGCGTCCGCGCCGTCCGCATCGCCACGGGACCGCTGGCCGAGCTGGCAGCCCGTGGTGGGGCGGTCGGGTTCGAGGCGGTGGTCGTGAGCGAGCCGCGCGTCGACGAGCACGGGTGGTGGGCGCTGCTGCGGGTCACCCGCCTGGCCGAGATCGACACACGCGAGCGGGCCTTCGTCCGCGGTGAGGCGGATCCTCCGGCACTCGGATCCTCGTGGCGGGGCATCGCATCGGCCCGCCCGCTCGAGGACACGCCCTTCGACCGCTACCTGCGCAGCCTGCACCTCGGGGTCCGGCTCGATCCCCGGTCGTGGCGTCAGGTGGCCGCTCCGGGTGCCGTCGCCCGCTCCACCGAGGTGGTCCGGGCAGCGGTCCGCGATGCGGCATCACGGTGGCTGCCTCCGGCTCCCTCGGGACTCGCGACCGGGCTCGTGACCGGGGACACACGCCTGCTCCCCGAGGCGGATGCCGAGGCCATGCTCGTCACCGGACTCAGCCACCTCACCGCCGTCAGCGGCTCCAACGTCGCGATCGTCGTGCTCGGCACGGTCATCGTCGGCCACACGCTCCGGCTCGGGGCGCGGGGGAGGAGGCGACTGGTCGCCGCCACGCTCGTGTGGTTCGCGTTGCTGACCCGGCTCGATCCGAGCGTCCTGCGTGCTGGTGTCGTCGCGGGGCTCGTGCTGCTGGCGCAGGCGGTCGGTCGACGCACGGAACCCGCGTACGCGCTCGCCGCTGCGCTGCTGCTGCTCGTCGTGGTCGATCCCTTCCTCGCCCGCTCACTCGGTCTCCTGCTGTCTGCGGCCGCCGCCGGCGGGGTGCTGCTGCTCGCGCCTCGGGTCCGTCGGCGACTGGGCTGGTTGCCCGGTCGGGCGGGGGACCTCGTCGCCGTGACGCTGGGGGCCCAGATCGCCGTCGCGCCACTGCTGCTGATCCACACCGAAGGGGTCCCGGTCGTGTCGATCCCGGCCAACCTCATCGCGGTCCCGGCGGCGGCCGTCGCCGCCGCACTCGCGATCGCGTCGGCGCCGTTCGCGGTCGTCGACGAACGCCTGGCGGCGCCGGGTCTGCTGCTGGCACGCCCCGCCCTCGCTGTGGTGCTCGCGGTCGCTCGAGCGCTGGCCGGTCGTGGTCTGCTCGTGTCGTCAGCAGCTCCCGCAGCGTTGATGGCCGCGATCGCGGTGATCGCGTGGCTGGTCGCGCAGCCGCGGTCACGACTGGCGCACCGCGCCGCTCTGGCGAGCGTCGTCGTGCTGTGCTGGTCCATCCTGCCGCTCCCGGCCAGACCCGTGACGGACCTGCGGGTGACCGCCATCGACGTCGGGCAGGGCGACGCGATCCTGGTCGAGGCACCGGGCACCGCGATCCTGGTGGACGCGGGGCCGGACACCGCGGCCGTCACCTGGCTGCGGCGGCACCGCCCCGCACCGCTCGACCTCTTCGTCGTGTCCCATCCCCACCTCGATCACATCGGCGGCGCCGTCGAGGTGATCGAGACGATCGGGGCGAGAGCGGTCTGGCTGCGACCGGTTCCCGTCGAGCACGATCTCGCGGCTGACGTCGCGAGCACCGCCAATGCCAGGGGCATCCTCGTCGTGGAGCCCCGGGCCGATCAGCACGTCAGGCTCGGCGACGTCCTCGTGGAGGTCCTCGCTCCGCCACCGGGTCGGCCCTACCGGGCCGCGGACTCGGAGCCCAACGAGATGTCGATCGTGATGCGCGTCTCGTGGCGCGGTCGGGCGGTGCTGCTCACCGGCGACGCCGAGCAGGACGCGCAGCGCGACCTGTCGGCACGCCCCGACCGACTCCGAGCGGGCCTCCTCAAGGTTCCCCACCACGGAGGCGCGACCAGCTCACCCGCCTTCCTCAGGGCCACGACTGCACGCGTCGCGATCGTCTCCGCAGGGTCGGGCAACCGCTACGGCCACCCGCATCCCGAACTGCTGGCCCTCCTGGAGTCGGCGGGGATGCAGGTGCGACGCACCGACCTCGAGGGGACGATCAGAGTGGTCGTGCCGCCGATCGGGGACGAGGCCGCGGACGCGCGGGACGGATCGAGGGCAGCGGTAGGCTCGGCGTATGCCCGACCGCGCCCCGCTGTACCTCATCGTCGGCGACGACGACCACCTCCTCCGCCGAGCCGCCGACCGGGTCACCACGGACCTACGGGCGGTGGCGCCGGACCTCGACGTCGATCTCCTCGACGCGGCCGAGACCACCCACCTGCCCGACCTGCGCACGGCATCGCTGTTCGGCGGGACCCGCTGCATCGTCCTGCGCGGCATCGAGGCCGTGTCGGGCGACCTCAAGGCCGAGCTCGAGGACTACGCCGCGTCTCCTGA
- a CDS encoding potassium transporter TrkA — protein sequence MGHLDETALPGIGKRVEFFTDEGRRMGVVQHHGGRREVFVCRPGDPDRTDMAVNLSDDDAHSLVEALDVVSVTEDVGRRTYEVEGLVFEWLDVDPGSPAVGRSIGQLRIRTQTGASIVAVIRAPNPVPAPDPSFVFEVGDTLVAAGTTDGVEKVRALLQPS from the coding sequence GTGGGCCATCTCGACGAGACCGCGCTTCCCGGCATCGGGAAGCGCGTGGAGTTCTTCACCGACGAGGGACGTCGGATGGGCGTCGTCCAGCACCACGGAGGCCGCCGCGAGGTCTTCGTGTGCCGTCCCGGAGACCCTGACCGCACCGACATGGCCGTGAACCTGTCGGACGACGACGCTCACAGCCTCGTCGAGGCGCTCGATGTGGTCTCCGTGACCGAGGACGTCGGCCGCCGCACCTACGAGGTCGAGGGTCTTGTCTTCGAGTGGTTGGACGTGGATCCTGGCTCCCCCGCCGTGGGCCGTTCCATCGGGCAGCTTCGCATCAGGACGCAGACGGGTGCCAGCATCGTGGCCGTGATCCGTGCCCCCAACCCGGTCCCGGCACCGGACCCGAGCTTCGTGTTCGAGGTCGGTGACACCCTCGTCGCGGCTGGCACCACGGACGGGGTCGAGAAGGTCCGAGCTCTGCTCCAGCCGAGCTGA
- a CDS encoding HTTM domain-containing protein, with product MIAWGRQVVGAWSTFWFDERSVAPLALARIGYGLLLLGWTATLLPDVIDFFGPTPAATTTIGGWRWSVFEVAASPAALWTGYVVLIVAALALTVGLFTRLAAIVAFVLLLSFQRQNVWILNSGDLLVRHLGLFLALGAAGGALSVDRWLRARDRFWEPEPRPIWPLRLIQVQLAAMYLFSVWAKARGDTWAEGTAVGYALRIDDLTRFAVPDVITEQLVIVNLLTYGTLAIELAIPLLVWNRRLRPWVLGLGAVMHVAIDLTITVGFFSYAVFVGYLAFIPSETADRLVDRLRIGAAASGSGSADERAAQGAGRDTGSVEA from the coding sequence ATGATCGCGTGGGGGCGGCAGGTCGTCGGGGCGTGGTCCACGTTCTGGTTCGACGAGCGATCGGTGGCACCGCTCGCCCTCGCGCGCATCGGCTACGGGCTGCTCCTGCTGGGCTGGACCGCGACGCTGCTGCCGGACGTCATCGACTTCTTCGGTCCGACGCCGGCAGCGACGACGACCATCGGCGGTTGGCGGTGGAGCGTATTCGAGGTAGCGGCATCGCCGGCAGCTCTGTGGACCGGTTACGTCGTGCTGATCGTCGCGGCGTTGGCGCTCACGGTCGGCCTGTTCACCCGTCTCGCGGCGATCGTGGCGTTCGTGCTGCTGCTCAGCTTCCAGCGGCAGAACGTATGGATCCTCAACTCCGGCGACCTCCTCGTCCGTCACCTCGGCCTGTTCCTCGCCCTCGGTGCAGCGGGCGGGGCGCTCTCGGTCGACCGCTGGCTCCGAGCCCGCGACCGGTTCTGGGAACCCGAGCCCCGACCGATCTGGCCGCTGCGTCTGATACAGGTCCAGCTCGCCGCCATGTACCTGTTCAGCGTGTGGGCGAAGGCGCGGGGCGACACCTGGGCCGAGGGAACCGCCGTTGGGTACGCGTTGCGGATCGACGACCTCACCCGGTTCGCCGTTCCGGACGTCATCACCGAACAGCTGGTGATCGTCAACCTGCTGACCTACGGGACGCTCGCCATCGAGCTGGCGATCCCGCTGCTCGTGTGGAACCGACGTCTCAGACCTTGGGTGCTGGGCCTCGGGGCGGTGATGCACGTCGCGATCGACCTGACGATCACGGTCGGGTTCTTCAGCTACGCCGTGTTCGTCGGCTACCTGGCGTTCATCCCGTCGGAGACCGCGGACCGACTCGTCGACCGACTGCGGATCGGAGCCGCTGCGAGCGGATCGGGTTCAGCCGACGAGCGCGCTGCGCAGGGCGCGGGTCGCGACACCGGCAGCGTCGAGGCGTAG
- the leuS gene encoding leucine--tRNA ligase, whose translation MTARYDPTERYDPLAFEPAIAKRWYDERTYTTQLGDGAGVFYALTMFPYPSGDLHMGHGEIFSLHDTLVRHKRMTGVEVFNPIGWDAFGLPAENAARQRGVDPKRWTYDNIEEQRSSIVRLGYSFDWSTRLHTCDPEYYAWTQWIFLELFDARLAYRREAAVNWCPGCQTVLANEQVIDGRCERSDDPVERRPLTQWFFRITDYAQELLDDLDKIEWPDRVKNMQRNWIGRSEGAQITFRTEDGEDVVVYTTRPDTVYGATYFVFAPEHPVVAQRMVGNAEYDAFLDEVGRKSEIERMSETSGGLAKRGFRLDFDMVNPMTEERIPAYAADYVLMDYGTGAIMAVPVGDQRDFEFARQEGLEIRVIIQPQGMDEPLRAEDMTEAYVGPGEIVNSAPLDGLAVDEAKRRIVELLEERGVGTGSVNFRLRDWLISRQRSWGAPIPIIHCPACGEVGVPRDQLPVRLPDDLDFTVDGSPLAMHPTWKHVSCPRCGNEDAIRDTDTMDTFVDSSWYFLRYLSPNDADQPWPTDLVNAVLPVDQYTGGVEHAVLHLLYARFFVKALRDRGYLAFDEPFVRLLNQGQVILGGAAMSKSRGNLVTPGEVYNEFGADTLRGTMLFASPPEDDIDWADVSPTGMHKWLARVWRLTLEHLDDEREAGSGDAVAALQKAVAVAIDGASGDYEAFKYNTAIAKLMTLTNELQAARHEGVTGGVVREAIETLLLMLAPICPFVTEELWRRLGHDDSVHDRSWPTADTALLVEDEVDLVVQVDGKVRGRVSVALGADQLRAEDAARADDNVAAHLEGVEVVKVVHVPDRLINFVTA comes from the coding sequence ATGACCGCGCGTTACGACCCGACCGAGCGCTACGACCCCCTGGCTTTCGAACCCGCCATCGCTAAGCGCTGGTACGACGAGCGCACTTACACGACCCAGCTCGGTGACGGCGCCGGCGTGTTCTACGCCCTGACGATGTTCCCCTACCCCTCAGGTGACCTGCACATGGGGCATGGCGAGATCTTCTCGCTGCACGACACTCTGGTCCGGCACAAGCGCATGACCGGCGTCGAGGTGTTCAACCCCATCGGTTGGGACGCGTTCGGTCTGCCGGCCGAGAACGCGGCGAGGCAGCGGGGCGTCGACCCCAAGCGCTGGACCTACGACAACATCGAGGAGCAGCGCAGCTCGATCGTCCGGCTCGGCTACTCGTTCGATTGGTCGACGCGTCTGCACACCTGCGACCCGGAGTACTACGCCTGGACGCAGTGGATCTTCCTCGAGCTGTTCGACGCCAGGCTCGCCTACCGCCGTGAGGCAGCCGTCAACTGGTGCCCGGGTTGCCAGACGGTCCTGGCCAACGAGCAGGTGATCGACGGTCGCTGCGAGCGCAGCGACGACCCGGTCGAGCGGCGCCCGCTGACGCAGTGGTTCTTCCGCATCACCGACTACGCCCAGGAACTGCTCGACGATCTCGACAAGATCGAGTGGCCGGACCGCGTCAAGAACATGCAACGCAACTGGATCGGCCGGTCCGAGGGGGCCCAGATCACGTTCCGGACCGAGGACGGCGAGGACGTGGTCGTCTACACCACCCGCCCCGACACGGTCTACGGCGCGACCTACTTCGTGTTCGCCCCCGAGCATCCGGTGGTCGCGCAGCGGATGGTCGGCAACGCCGAGTACGACGCGTTCCTCGACGAGGTCGGACGCAAGTCCGAGATCGAGCGGATGAGCGAGACGTCGGGCGGGTTGGCGAAGCGCGGCTTCCGCCTCGACTTCGACATGGTCAACCCGATGACCGAAGAGCGCATCCCCGCCTACGCGGCCGACTACGTGCTGATGGACTACGGCACCGGCGCCATCATGGCCGTCCCGGTCGGCGATCAGCGTGACTTCGAGTTCGCTCGGCAGGAGGGACTCGAGATCCGGGTCATCATCCAGCCCCAAGGGATGGACGAGCCGCTGCGTGCGGAGGACATGACCGAGGCCTACGTCGGCCCGGGCGAGATCGTCAACTCCGCACCCCTCGACGGGCTGGCGGTCGACGAGGCGAAGCGTCGCATCGTCGAGCTGCTCGAGGAGCGCGGGGTGGGGACGGGCAGCGTGAACTTCCGGCTGCGTGACTGGTTGATCTCGCGCCAGCGGTCGTGGGGCGCGCCGATCCCGATCATCCACTGTCCCGCCTGCGGTGAGGTGGGGGTGCCGCGGGACCAGCTACCGGTCCGGCTTCCCGACGACCTCGACTTCACCGTGGACGGATCGCCGCTGGCGATGCACCCGACCTGGAAGCACGTGTCGTGTCCGCGCTGTGGCAACGAGGACGCCATCCGCGACACCGACACGATGGACACGTTCGTCGATTCCTCGTGGTACTTCCTCCGCTACCTGTCTCCGAACGACGCCGACCAGCCGTGGCCGACCGATCTCGTCAACGCGGTCCTACCCGTGGATCAGTACACCGGCGGCGTCGAGCACGCCGTCCTGCACCTGCTCTACGCACGGTTCTTCGTCAAGGCACTGCGAGACCGCGGCTACCTCGCGTTCGACGAGCCGTTCGTGCGCCTGCTCAACCAGGGTCAGGTCATCCTCGGTGGGGCCGCGATGTCGAAGTCGAGAGGCAACCTCGTCACGCCCGGTGAGGTCTACAACGAGTTCGGCGCCGACACCCTCCGAGGCACGATGCTGTTCGCCTCTCCTCCGGAGGATGACATCGACTGGGCGGACGTCTCGCCCACCGGCATGCACAAGTGGCTCGCCCGCGTGTGGCGGTTGACCCTCGAGCACCTCGATGACGAGCGTGAGGCGGGCTCCGGCGATGCCGTGGCGGCGCTGCAGAAGGCCGTCGCGGTGGCCATCGACGGAGCGTCCGGCGACTACGAGGCGTTCAAGTACAACACCGCGATCGCCAAGCTGATGACGCTGACCAACGAGCTGCAGGCCGCCCGCCACGAGGGGGTGACCGGCGGGGTCGTCCGCGAGGCCATCGAGACCCTCCTGCTGATGCTCGCTCCGATCTGCCCGTTCGTGACCGAGGAGCTGTGGCGCCGGCTCGGGCACGACGACTCGGTGCACGACCGGTCGTGGCCCACCGCCGATACCGCCCTGCTGGTCGAGGACGAGGTCGACCTCGTGGTCCAGGTGGACGGCAAGGTGCGAGGCCGGGTGAGCGTGGCCCTCGGCGCGGACCAGCTCCGCGCCGAGGACGCCGCCCGAGCCGATGACAACGTCGCCGCCCACCTCGAAGGGGTGGAGGTCGTCAAGGTCGTGCACGTCCCGGACCGGCTCATCAACTTCGTCACCGCCTGA
- a CDS encoding helix-hairpin-helix domain-containing protein, whose amino-acid sequence MEESGFTERLRRASQWLDATPSELTGLAVLLVGGLALTGYIWMATPRGAPPLETVTDAAAVPTSVPVIVHVAGAVLQPGVLELPSGARVGDALAAAGGARADADLDAINLARVLSDGEQLHVPVRGMSPGVEGEVGGGSAAGAWRDGVLDLNAATTEDLEQLPGIGPVLAQRIADWRDEHGPFREVGELRDVPGIGERTFQALADVIAVS is encoded by the coding sequence GTGGAGGAGAGCGGGTTCACCGAACGGCTGAGGCGAGCCTCCCAGTGGCTCGACGCGACGCCCTCCGAGCTCACGGGGCTCGCCGTGCTGCTCGTCGGTGGCCTGGCGCTCACCGGGTACATCTGGATGGCGACGCCTCGCGGCGCCCCGCCGCTGGAGACCGTGACCGACGCGGCGGCGGTCCCGACCTCTGTGCCCGTGATCGTCCACGTCGCCGGTGCGGTGCTGCAGCCCGGTGTCCTCGAGCTCCCGAGCGGGGCGCGTGTCGGCGATGCGCTCGCCGCAGCGGGCGGTGCGCGCGCCGACGCGGACCTCGACGCCATCAACCTCGCCCGCGTCCTCAGCGACGGGGAGCAGTTGCACGTCCCCGTACGTGGGATGTCGCCAGGCGTCGAGGGTGAGGTCGGAGGTGGATCGGCAGCCGGTGCCTGGCGCGACGGTGTCCTCGATCTGAACGCGGCGACCACGGAGGACCTCGAGCAGCTGCCCGGGATCGGCCCGGTGCTGGCACAGCGGATCGCGGACTGGCGTGACGAGCACGGTCCCTTCCGCGAGGTCGGCGAGCTGCGTGACGTTCCGGGGATCGGCGAGCGCACGTTCCAGGCGCTGGCGGACGTGATCGCGGTGTCGTGA
- a CDS encoding NAD-binding protein — protein MKFLTTLIAALSAPDSEASVRALVRLFVILVVSVAMFSIGFHAIMEYEGRDFSWPSSVYWTLVTMSTLGYGDITFASDIGRIYSLVVLFAGAILILVMLPFTFIQVVYVPWRAAVRRASAPRSLSESTSEHVIVASRDPVGVALIDRLKASGTPYVLLVDDVEEGLALHDAGYRVAVGAYDDPDTYRRIRADQAVMLYTGRADATNTNIAFTLREVTDEAVVVATANDADSVDILELAGCDHVLRLGEILGRAFANRILSPTAQARAIARFQDLVIAETSATGTELVGQTLMQLGLRRRFGVTVVALWDRGSLEMATPDIRVRAESILLLAATEEQIEAYNEAFAPAEAGTTADGKGTARPVVIIGGGRVGRATAAALDEAGTPFRIVERLPDRIRDDDRYVQGDAADLQTLRRAGIEDAAAVAITTHDDDTNLFLTLYCRKLRPGIEILGRVTVDRNLSSMHRAGADFVLSYASAGATEAWNTLRSESTVLLAAGLVMFRIPVPDELTRRPLRATHIPRETGCYVVGVATNREVRTIVDLDEPLPVGSDVILIGTDEGEERFLRRFVAGTSRGGWLARLGRS, from the coding sequence ATGAAGTTCCTCACCACCCTCATCGCGGCCTTGTCGGCTCCCGACAGCGAGGCCAGCGTCCGCGCGCTGGTGCGGCTGTTCGTCATCCTGGTGGTGTCGGTCGCGATGTTCAGCATCGGCTTCCACGCGATCATGGAGTACGAGGGTCGGGACTTCAGCTGGCCCAGTAGCGTCTACTGGACGCTCGTGACGATGAGCACGCTGGGGTACGGGGACATCACGTTCGCCAGTGACATCGGCAGGATCTACTCGCTGGTCGTGCTCTTCGCCGGGGCCATTCTGATCCTGGTGATGCTGCCGTTCACGTTCATACAGGTCGTGTACGTGCCGTGGCGGGCAGCGGTGCGACGTGCCAGCGCCCCCCGCTCGCTGTCTGAGTCGACATCGGAGCACGTCATCGTGGCCAGCCGCGATCCGGTCGGCGTGGCGCTGATCGATCGCCTGAAGGCATCGGGAACGCCATACGTGCTGTTGGTCGATGACGTCGAAGAGGGGCTTGCCCTGCACGACGCCGGCTACCGCGTGGCGGTCGGGGCGTACGACGACCCGGACACGTACCGTCGGATCCGTGCCGACCAGGCGGTCATGCTCTACACGGGTCGAGCCGACGCGACGAACACGAACATCGCGTTCACCCTTCGTGAGGTCACCGATGAGGCGGTGGTCGTCGCGACGGCGAACGATGCCGACTCGGTCGACATCCTGGAGCTTGCCGGTTGCGACCACGTGCTACGCCTGGGGGAGATCCTCGGACGAGCCTTCGCAAACCGCATCCTGTCGCCCACAGCCCAGGCGAGGGCGATCGCGCGGTTCCAGGACCTCGTGATCGCCGAGACGTCGGCCACGGGGACCGAACTGGTCGGCCAGACGCTGATGCAGCTGGGGCTCCGCCGCCGTTTCGGCGTGACCGTCGTGGCGCTCTGGGACCGCGGGAGCCTCGAGATGGCGACGCCCGATATCCGCGTCCGCGCAGAGTCCATCCTGCTGCTCGCTGCGACCGAGGAGCAGATCGAGGCGTACAACGAGGCCTTCGCACCAGCTGAAGCTGGGACCACAGCCGACGGGAAGGGGACCGCGCGGCCCGTCGTCATCATCGGGGGCGGTCGGGTCGGGCGCGCCACCGCCGCCGCTCTCGATGAGGCGGGCACTCCGTTCCGGATCGTCGAACGGCTGCCCGACCGGATCAGGGACGACGACCGTTACGTGCAGGGCGACGCCGCCGACCTGCAGACCCTCCGTCGTGCCGGGATCGAGGACGCGGCGGCCGTAGCCATCACGACGCACGACGATGACACGAACCTGTTCCTGACCCTCTACTGTCGCAAGCTCCGTCCCGGGATCGAGATCCTCGGGAGGGTCACGGTGGATCGCAACCTGTCGTCGATGCATCGCGCTGGTGCCGACTTCGTCCTGTCGTACGCGTCGGCAGGTGCTACCGAGGCGTGGAACACGCTACGGTCGGAGTCGACGGTCCTGCTGGCCGCCGGTCTGGTGATGTTCAGGATTCCCGTACCCGACGAGCTGACGCGTCGCCCCCTCCGGGCTACCCACATCCCGCGCGAAACGGGGTGCTACGTCGTCGGCGTCGCGACGAACCGAGAGGTGCGGACCATCGTCGACCTCGACGAGCCGCTCCCAGTGGGGTCTGACGTCATACTCATCGGTACCGATGAGGGCGAGGAACGCTTCCTCCGCCGGTTCGTCGCGGGAACCAGTCGCGGCGGTTGGCTAGCGCGTCTCGGTCGCTCGTGA
- a CDS encoding DegV family protein gives MAVVTDSTVDLAPSHTDELGLRVVPMTVTFADESYTSRITITDERFYERLRASPTLPTTSQPVPAWFEEAYADAADEDADGVVSIHVSGALSGTVETARQAAEDAPLPVEVVDSRQVSGGLALAVMAAVEAADAGADLAETARVAADVAARASFFFTVDTLDYLRRGGRLSGAQAMVGNVLRVKPILTIRDGEVEVLERTRTWSRATDRLIELCHGAVGDAEADVVLVHGLAGERAASVGAALDQRLTVARRIDAVIGPVVGTHCGPGAIGIAVVPT, from the coding sequence GTGGCGGTCGTCACCGATTCGACCGTGGACCTCGCACCGTCGCACACCGACGAGCTCGGGCTCCGCGTCGTGCCGATGACCGTGACGTTCGCCGACGAGTCCTACACCTCGCGCATCACGATCACCGATGAGCGCTTCTACGAGCGGCTCCGTGCCAGCCCTACGCTCCCGACGACGTCCCAGCCGGTCCCAGCCTGGTTCGAGGAGGCCTACGCGGATGCGGCGGACGAGGACGCGGACGGGGTCGTGAGCATCCACGTGTCCGGTGCGCTGTCGGGGACCGTCGAGACCGCCCGGCAGGCCGCCGAGGACGCCCCGCTGCCGGTCGAGGTCGTCGACTCCCGCCAGGTGAGTGGGGGGCTGGCGCTCGCCGTGATGGCCGCCGTGGAGGCCGCGGACGCCGGCGCCGACCTCGCCGAGACCGCTCGCGTCGCCGCGGACGTCGCGGCCCGCGCCAGCTTCTTCTTCACGGTCGACACGCTCGACTACCTGCGTCGAGGCGGCCGACTCAGCGGTGCTCAAGCGATGGTCGGCAACGTCCTGCGGGTCAAGCCGATCCTCACGATCCGCGACGGTGAGGTCGAGGTGCTGGAACGCACGAGGACGTGGTCACGGGCCACCGACCGGCTCATCGAGCTCTGCCACGGGGCCGTGGGTGATGCGGAGGCCGACGTGGTGCTGGTCCACGGCCTCGCCGGGGAGCGTGCGGCGTCGGTGGGCGCCGCCCTCGACCAGCGGCTGACCGTGGCACGTCGGATCGATGCCGTGATCGGGCCGGTGGTGGGGACGCACTGTGGACCCGGCGCGATCGGGATCGCGGTCGTCCCGACGTGA